A genomic stretch from Cydia amplana chromosome 1, ilCydAmpl1.1, whole genome shotgun sequence includes:
- the LOC134657219 gene encoding chitinase A-like, translated as MGYPVALVIAALALAHAAPPGKPSLGWGERTFAIVEVNQAATAYNQLVKRHDAADVSVTWNVWSGDAAEKSRVLLNGQEYWSGPGQSTGSASFKVKKGGRYQMVVELCNKDGCSSSDPTEIVVADTDGSHLPPLDYSMGERNKPFKQTSGKVVGAYFVEWGVYPRRFPVDRIPVPNLSHLLYGFIPICGGDGINDSLKEIEGSFQALQRSCSGREDFKVSIHDPWAALQKPQKGLSSWNEPYKGNFGQLMSLKQARPDLKILPSVGGWTLADPFFFFDDKVKRDRFVASVKDFLQTWKFFDGVDIDWEFPGGKGANPHLGSPKDGEVYVTLMKELRAMLNELSAETGKKYELTSAISAGWDKIQVVNYKEAQQYMDHIFLMSYDFKGAWSNDTLGHQTPLHAPAWRPKETYTTDFGTKMLLAQGVNPKKIVIGVAMYGRGWTGVHGYEDPKNPFLGNATGPCKGSWQDGVVDYRDIANEIAQGKWEYTYDSVAEAPYVFRKETGDLITYDDARSVIAKGKYVRANKLGGLFAWEIDADNGDLLNAMNQGLGNNAF; from the coding sequence ATGGGGTATCCAGTGGCATTAGTCATCGCGGCGCTGGCGCTGGCGCACGCCGCCCCTCCGGGGAAGCCTTCCCTCGGCTGGGGAGAGCGCACCTTCGCCATCGTGGAAGTCAACCAAGCGGCCACAGCCTACAACCAGCTCGTCAAGCGCCACGATGCCGCCGACGTCTCCGTCACGTGGAACGTCTGGTCTGGCGATGCCGCCGAAAAATCCAGGGTACTCCTCAACGGACAGGAATACTGGTCGGGACCAGGACAGTCCACGGGCTCAGCTTCTTTCAAAGTCAAGAAGGGAGGACGCTACCAAATGGTTGTAGAATTATGCAACAAGGACGGATGCAGCTCTAGCGACCCTACTGAAATAGTTGTTGCCGATACTGATGGAAGCCATTTGCCCCCATTAGATTACAGCATGGGAGAAAGGAATAAGCCTTTCAAGCAGACTTCTGGGAAAGTAGTTGGAGCGTATTTCGTTGAATGGGGCGTGTATCCCAGGAGGTTCCCCGTGGATAGAATACCTGTGCCCAATCTGAGCCATCTCTTGTACGGTTTCATCCCAATTTGCGGTGGCGACGGTATCAACGACAGTCTGAAGGAGATCGAGGGAAGTTTCCAAGCTCTACAGCGTTCTTGCAGTGGTCGCGAAGATTTCAAAGTATCCATCCACGATCCTTGGGCCGCTCTGCAAAAGCCCCAGAAGGGACTCTCGTCCTGGAACGAGCCTTACAAGGGTAACTTCGGTCAGCTGATGTCTCTCAAACAAGCCCGCCCAGACTTGAAGATCCTGCCGTCCGTTGGTGGCTGGACTCTGGCCGATCCCTTCTTCTTCTTTGATGACAAAGTCAAACGTGACCGCTTCGTAGCCTCAGTCAAGGACTTCCTCCAGACTTGGAAGTTCTTTGATGGCGTCGATATCGACTGGGAATTCCCTGGAGGCAAGGGAGCCAACCCTCATTTAGGAAGTCCCAAGGATGGTGAAGTCTATGTTACTCTCATGAAGGAACTGCGCGCTATGCTGAACGAACTCTCCGCTGAAACTGGTAAGAAGTACGAACTGACATCGGCCATCAGTGCTGGCTGGGACAAGATCCAAGTTGTCAACTACAAAGAGGCTCAGCAATACATGGACCATATCTTCCTCATGAGTTACGACTTCAAAGGCGCTTGGTCTAACGATACGCTTGGACACCAGACTCCTTTACACGCGCCAGCTTGGAGGCCTAAGGAAACTTACACCACAGACTTCGGTACGAAGATGCTGCTTGCTCAAGGAGTGAATCCTAAGAAGATCGTCATCGGCGTCGCTATGTACGGCCGTGGCTGGACCGGCGTGCACGGTTACGAGGACCCGAAGAATCCCTTCCTTGGAAACGCTACAGGGCCCTGCAAGGGTTCATGGCAAGACGGAGTCGTTGACTACAGAGACATAGCCAACGAAATAGCGCAAGGAAAATGGGAGTACACTTACGACAGCGTCGCGGAGGCTCCTTACGTATTCAGAAAAGAGACGGGCGATCTCATAACTTATGATGACGCAAGGTCGGTCATTGCCAAGGGCAAATATGTGAGGGCGAATAAACTCGGTGGATTATTCGCTTGGGAAATAGACGCTGATAACGGTGATCTGTTGAACGCAATGAACCAAGGTCTAGGTAATAATGCGTTTTAA